Proteins from one Mycteria americana isolate JAX WOST 10 ecotype Jacksonville Zoo and Gardens chromosome 1, USCA_MyAme_1.0, whole genome shotgun sequence genomic window:
- the RPS3 gene encoding small ribosomal subunit protein uS3, producing the protein MAVQISKKRKFVADGIFKAELNEFLTRELAEDGYSGVEVRVTPTRTEIIILATRTQNVLGEKGRRIRELTAVVQKRFGFPEGSVELYAEKVATRGLCAIAQAESLRYKLLGGLAVRRACYGVLRFIMESGAKGCEVVVSGKLRGQRAKSMKFVDGLMIHSGDPVNYYVDTAVRHVLLRQGVLGIKVKIMLPWDPSGKIGPKKPLPDHVSIVEPKEEILPTTPISEQKGGKPEQPAMPQPVPTA; encoded by the exons ATGGCGGTGCAGATCTCCAAGAAACGCAAG TTTGTCGCTGACGGTATCTTCAAAGCTGAGCTGAATGAGTTTCTGACTCGTGAACTGGCTGAAGATGGGTACTCCGGAGTAGAAGTGCGGGTCACTCCAACCAGGACTGAGATTATCATACTTGCCACCAG aactcaGAATGTGCTGGGTGAGAAGGGACGCCGCATCCGGGAGCTGACGGCTGTCGTGCAGAAGAGGTTTGGATTCCCTGAGGGAAGCGTTGAG ctcTATGCCGAGAAGGTGGCCACGAGAGGTCTCTGTGCAATCGCTCAGGCAGAGTCCCTGCGGTACAAGCTTCTGGGAGGTTTAGCAGTGCGTCG agcctgctATGGTGTCCTCCGCTTCATCATGGAGAGTGGTGCCAAGGGTTGTGAGGTGGTTGTGTCTGGCAAACTCAGAGGTCAGCGTGCCAAGTCCATGAAGTTTGTGGATGGCTTGATGATCCACAGTGGCGACCCGGTGAATTACTACGTCGACACAGCCGTGCGTCATGTCCTTCTCCGGCAGG GAGTACTGGGGATCAAAGTAAAGATCATGTTGCCCTGGGACCCGAGTGGAAAGATTGGCCCCAAAAAGCCTCTGCCAGACCATGTCAGCATTGTGGAACCCAAAGAAGAGATCTTGCCCACCACCCccatttcagagcagaaaggtGGCAAACCAGAACAGCCAGCCATGCCTCAGCCGGTTCCCACTGCCTGA